From one Populus alba chromosome 17, ASM523922v2, whole genome shotgun sequence genomic stretch:
- the LOC118038139 gene encoding ribonucleoside-diphosphate reductase small chain, with the protein MPAIPEEPLLAENPDRFCMFPIQYPSIWEMYKKAEASFWTAEEVDLSSDIRHWENLTPDEKHFISHVLAFFAASDGIVLENLAGRFMKEVQVSEARAFYGFQIAIENIHSEMYSLLLETYIKDSEEKNRLFHAIETVPCVAKKAQWALRWIDGSESFAERLVAFACVEGIFFSGSFCAIFWLKKRGLMPGLTFSNELISRDEGLHCDFACLLYSLLRKKLSEEQVKGIVKDAVDIEREFVVDALPCALVGMNGELMSQYIEFVADRLLGALGCGKVYNVANPFDWMELISLQGKTNFFEKRVGEYQKASVMSSINGNGGNHVFKMDEDF; encoded by the coding sequence ATGCCTGCAATCCCAGAAGAACCCCTCCTGGCTGAAAACCCTGACCGGTTCTGTATGTTCCCCATTCAGTACCCATCAATCTGGGAGATGTACAAGAAAGCTGAGGCCTCCTTTTGGACTGCTGAGGAGGTCGATCTCTCGTCGGATATCCGCCACTGGGAAAACCTGACTCCCGACGAGAAGCACTTCATCTCTCACGTCCTTGCCTTCTTCGCCGCCTCTGATGGGATTGTCCTCGAAAATCTCGCCGGACGTTTCATGAAAGAGGTCCAAGTCTCGGAGGCGCGTGCTTTTTACGGATTCCAGATCGCGATTGAGAATATCCACTCCGAGATGTACAGTCTTCTGTTGGAGACTTATATCAAGGATTCTGAGGAGAAGAATCGTCTGTTTCATGCTATCGAAACGGTGCCCTGTGTGGCTAAGAAGGCACAGTGGGCCTTGCGGTGGATTGACGGGAGCGAGAGTTTCGCGGAGAGGCTAGTTGCTTTCGCTTGCGTGGAAGGGATATTTTTCTCGGGGAGTTTTTGTGCgatattttggttaaaaaagcGTGGATTGATGCCGGGGCTAACCTTTTCAAACGAGTTGATCTCGCGAGATGAAGGGCTTCATTGTGATTTCGCGTGCCTGCTCTACAGCTTGCTGAGGAAGAAGCTGAGTGAGGAGCAAGTGAAGGGGATAGTGAAGGATGCTGTGGATATTGAGAGGGAGTTTGTGGTGGACGCGCTGCCATGCGCATTGGTAGGGATGAACGGGGAGTTAATGAGTCAGTATATTGAGTTCGTAGCTGATAGGCTGTTGGGTGCGCTTGGGTGCGGGAAGGTGTACAATGTGGCTAATCCATTCGATTGGATGGAGCTGATATCTTTGCAAGGGAAGACTAATTTCTTCGAGAAAAGAGTAGGAGAGTATCAAAAGGCCTCAGTTATGTCTAGTATTAATGGGAATGGTGGGAATCATGTGTTTAAGATGGATGAAGatttttag